The Mycolicibacterium flavescens genomic interval CGGCCGGCCTTCGAGCCGAGTACATAGCCGACACCCAATACGACGAAATACCCGATCACAGGGTCCCTTCCAGACGACGGTGCGTTGCGTTCCATCCTGCCTCACGTACCTGAGAGCGCGAGCGGTGGCGGCGTATTGGCGGCGCCGCCGACACGTAAGCTAGAGTCAACCCCCGTCCCGCACACAGCGCGATGGCGGGAGAGCAGTCCCCTGTAGCTCAATTGGCAGAGCATTCGGCTGTTAACCGAAGGGTTGCTGGTTCGAGTCCAGCCGGGGGAGCAACACCACCACTTTCGGCTTCGCAACCGTGTTGAGCCAACCCATCTCACCTCGCGCAGCGCATGATGGGCGGATGGCTGATGCAGGCATCTGGATCGCGTGGGGGATTCCCACCCGCGGACGCGAAGTGCAAGCACTCGAACTTTTCCGGGAGTCCCTCGAGGGTTACGGCGCCCAGCTGCTGCGCGACGGGGCGATCGAGCGCTACGACGTCGCCGTGCTGCGTCCACAAAGTATGCAGCTCGGCGGCTTCGTCTTGATCCAGGGCTCGCAGGAGCAGATCGACGCGTTGCGCCGGGACGAGGCCTTTCAGCAATTCGTGACTCAGGTCCAGCTGGTGGCCGATAGCGTCGGAATGGTCGACGCGTGGGTCAACAACGGCCTCGGTGACGCGTTCGATCTGTATGAGAAGGCGCTACGTAAGGGCGGCCTTCTGGCCCCGTAGCGATAGCTCCTCCATGAGCCGGTAACGCAAAATCCCTACACGGCGATAACTGCACTGACAGTTGTTGCGAATGGGACATCTGCCGATTTTGCTGCACGTCCCCCATAACTGCTATTACCTTGCTTCGACGGGGCGGGGATTTCTTCGGAGGATAAGTATGGGCGCAGCAACGTACGTCGGCCGTGTCGGGGGGCTGGCCGTCGCGATGGGGGTGGGTACCGCGATCGCCGTGGGACAGGGCTACGCAGTTGCCGACACCACCGACTCGCAATCGGACAAGTCCACCAATTCGGAGTCCGCGAGCAGCGCAACCGCCGCGACCGGATCCACGACGGCGAAAACCGATGCTGCGACGTCCACCTCGACTTCGGCGGGAACCGAGAAAGACGATGATGATGATGACGACGATGATGATGATGATGAGTCGTCCGACTCGACGACGCGAACCCGCACAGTTACCGGCGGGGTGACGGTCAGCGCCCAGACCAATACGGGATCCTCGCGCGATAACGCCGAGGAGCAAAGCGAGGACGAGAAGGCCGCGACTCCGACAGCGGAAGCACCGAAGCCGACGTCGACACCTACAGCCGAGCCCACCGCGACTGCGACTCCGGAGCCCACGGCCACACCGACGGCCGAGCCGACCCCGAAACCAACGGCCGAGCCGACCCCGACGCCCGAGCCGACAGCGACGCCGACTCCTGGGCCGTCGCCAACATCCTCCGCCGAGCCGAAGCCGACCGCCGAGCCGGGCAAGGACTCCGATACCCGCGAGGCTGACCCGTCATCGCAACCGAAGCCAGACGGAACCTCGAACACTTCCACCCAACAAGCCCGCACCACGACCGACACGGATGCCACGCAGTCGCTTTCCGATCCCGCCGCGGCGGTGCAGGAAACGGGGAATTACGTCGTGTTCTCCGATGCCCGATCACTGGCGACGACGACGATGAACAACGCCTCGCCGTTGATGCTCGCCTACCAGCCGACGACCGTGACGCCGGCGGCTCCTGCGAACCTGTTCACCGCCGTGACGAATCTGGTCACCAACACGATCAACTGGATCCTCAACCCGCTGGCAGGCACGGTGCCGTCGTCACCTGCGCAGCCGCCGCTGATCTGGGGCCTGCTCGCGTTCGCGCGTCGTGAGTTCGAGAACTTCTTCGCGGCGCTGTCGGGACGGCCCTCCACCACGCCGACGGTGATGACCCCGACGTTGATGGTCGAAGACGCCCCGATGGCCAGGATGGCGCTGACGGCCGCCGAACCCTTCACTCCGCTGTACTCACCGTTCCCCAATGCACAGGTGAGCCCGTCGACGCAGTTCGTCTCCTGGGTCACGGGTCCTTGGTCGTACCCCGGCAATCCGCTGATGGCCAACACCGTCGACCGGTTCTCGGTCGGTGGCACCGACCTCGGCATCATGTGGGACAACGGAATTGAGGACGACCCCACCACTCCGGAAAACGAACATCAGGTCCTGATCGCGTTCGGCGACACGTTCTTCGACGGCAACATGTCGCAGGACTGGCGGTCCAACACCATCATGCGGACCTCCGACTGGTACCTCGCCAACGGGATGGAGATCCCCGACGGGGAGTGGTACAACGGCAACATGTTCGGTGGCGCGCCGCTGGGCCCCGACGGATACCCCACCCGAGCCAGGCAGGTCATCTTCCCCGAAGGTCTGCCCGCCGGGATAACCCTGATACCCACGGCGGGAATCTCGGTGCCCGTGGAAGGCTCCAAATACGGCGCGATCCAATACGTGAGTTTCATGTCGGTGACGCAGTGGGGCGCACCCGGTAGTTGGACGACGAACTACTCGGCGATCGCCTGGTCCGACGACAACGGCGAAACCTTCCATGTCGCACCGGAAACCGTTCGCTACAACCAGCCGTGGACCGGCAACCAGAACTTCCAGCAGATGGCGTTCGTTCGGCCCGGCGACGGATATGTCTACGCATATGGCACCCCCAACGGCCGTCAGGGCGCGGCTTACCTGGCACGGGTGCCCGAGCAAGACATTCTGGACCTGAGCAAGTACGAGTACTGGAACGGCAGCAGTGCCTGGGGCGGAGCCCCGGCCGGTTGGGTGAAGAACAACCCAGCCGCGGCCACGGTCGTCTTCGGGGTCGAGCAGGGTGCTTGTGGTGCCGCCGCCGAAGGAAACCAGGTCAGCGAAATGTCTGTGCAGTACAACAAGCAGCTGAACAAGTACGTCGCCATGCACGGTGACCAGTTCAACAACATCGTGATGCGGACGTCCGACACCCCGCAGGGCACCTGGTCGAAACCGAAGGTGCTGATGAAGCAACAGCCGGGTGGGATCTATGCCCCGATGATGCATCCCTGGTCGCCGTCGACCCAGGGGACCGGTACGGATTTGTATTGGAACCTGTCGGAGTGGAACTCCTACAACGTGATGATGATGAAGACCGACCTGAGCAAGGTGTGACGTGTTGAGAGCGGGACTCGTCGGCTTGCTGGTCGCACTGATCAGTGCGCCGGTCGCATGCGCAGACCCCGGTCAACCGCCAGGCCCGCCGCCGCAGACCGGTCAGTGCACCGCCGATCTCGAGGGCGCCATGACGCAGTTGCCGGGCACGGACACCCTGTCGGTGTGCCGGGGCAGCGCGTGGCAGGACGTGACCGGTCCCCAGCCGCCCGCCGGCCGCTGGGTGGGCCAGGCGTCTCCGCTGAAACTGCACGGACAGGGTATGCGCAATCCGGACATGGCCGCAGGCAGATGGGTTGGCACACCGCGGGATTCGAGCACGGCCTGCCGGGCACAGCAGCAGGTCGTCGTCAGCCCCGGCGAGCTCAGCACGCCGACCGCCGTCGAAGGCAACCCGGGCCAACCATTGCAGTTCGACGTACCCCCGAGGATGTTCTTGATCGAACTGAGCGGCGACTGCGTGTGGACGCGGAGCTGAGCCCGGTCAGGGCCCGCAGTAGATGGGCGTCCCGGTGAACAAGTCTCTACCGCAGATCGCACCGGGCGCCGGCGGGGGCGCCGGATAGAGGCGACCGCTCTCGTCGATGAGGTCGTTGCCCTGATACCGATACTGGTGGCAGACATTCCAATCCCAGTCAAGCGGGCGGTTCGATGCCGCCGACGGGGGAGTCTGACCGGGACACCAACTGAACCAGTAGTAGTCGGCCCCGGCGGCACTTGCCAAACCCAGCCCGGCGAGCGCCATGCCGCTGGAAACCGCTGCCGTGGCGGCGAATCGCGAAAAGGCCTTCATGATCGCATCCTTTGCCTCACGGCACCGCCGCGTCGGCGGTGCCTATGCGATCAAGTACACGGCCGTCCCGCTGCTACCGATCCCAAGAACCCCGCTACTTCGGCTCGATCGTGCCCGAGCTGATCGCATTCTGCTCGGTGTGCTCGTCGGCGTCGGGAATGCGCTCGGGGTGCAGCATCTCCGCATAACGCAACTGTTCGGGTATGCCGAAGCCGTCGACGAGCAGTTCGGCGTAGGGGCGTAGCGTCCGGCAGCGTTCGTTGATGCCCCGGGTGACGGCCTTCGCGCGTTCGGTCGAGATGAACCTGTGCTCGATGAACCACGCCCGGTCCTTTTCGATCACCGACAGCGCGTACAGATCGCACACCATGTTCAGGATCTTGCGGGCCTCCTCGTCCTCGCAGGCATCGATGCCGGCGACGAACGCTTCGAGGATCACCCGGTCGATGTGGGCCTGGGCGCAGTGCAGCACATGGTCCTGCACTGCGTTGAACGCGTCGAACTCGCTCATCTCCTTCGACTTGCCCTGCAACCGGCGCGCCACCGTGGAGAGCATGTATTCCTCGCGGTCCTCGAACATCTGGACCTGGGTGCCGCGGTTGAACAGGCTGCCCTCCTCCTCGTTGTCCTGCCGAGTGTCGAGGATGGTCTGCATGATCGTCTCGGCCGCAGTGCGTTTGAGCACCCGTTCACCGGCGAAGTTCGCGGCGAAGCGCACCCATTCGACCGGGCTCATGCTCTTGACGTCGTCGGCGTAGGCAGTGAGCAGTTGTTTGGCCACCAATTGCGTCAGGACGTGGTTGTCGCCTTCGAACGTGGTGAACACGTCGGTGTCGGCCTTCAGCGCGATCAACCGGTTCTCAGCCATGTAACCCGCGCCGCCGCAGGCCTCGCGCGCCTCCTGGATCGCGCGGGTGGCGTGCCAGGTGTTGGCGGCCTTGAGCCCGGCTGCGCGGCCCTCGAGTTCACGCTGTTCTTCCGGGTCGGGATCTTCGGCGCTCTGCAGGTCATGGCACTTAGCGACGAGTTCGTTCTGCGCGAACTGCAGCGCATACGATTCGGCGATCAGCGGCAGCAGCCGCCGCTGGTGCACCAGGTAGTCCATTATGACCACTTCGTGGTCCTCGCCCGGTGCCTCGAACTGCCTGCGCAGCAACCCATATCGCGTCGCGATGTCGAGGGCGACGCGGGCTGCGGCCGCGGCGCTGCCGCCCACCGTGACCCGGCCCCGAACCAGGGTGCCGAGCATCGTGAAGAACCGGCGGCCGGGGCTCTCGATCGGTGAGCTGTAGGTACCGTCCGCTGCCACGTCGCCGTATTTGTTGAGCAGGTTCTCCCGCGGGACGCGGACCTTGTCGAACTGGATCCGGCCGTTGTCGACGCCGGGCAGTCCGCCCTTGTAGTGGCAGTCCGAGGTCGTCACCCCGGGCAGGTCGTTCCCGTCCTCGTCGCGGATCGGCACCAGCACGCAGTGCACACCGTGCCCTTCTCCGTCGGGGGTGATCAGCTGGGCGAAAACAGCGGCGATGCGGGCGGTTTCGGCGGCCCCGCCGATGTAGTCCTTGCGCGCGGTCGGTGTCGGGGAGTCGATGACGAACTCCTCGGTGGCCGGATCGTAGGTGGCGGTGGTCTCCAGCGCCTGCACATTGCTGCCGTGACCGGTCTCGGTCATTGCATAGCAGCCGAGAAGCTCGCAGTCGATGATCGGCTTGACGTACTTCTCATGATGTCGCTCGGTGCCGAGGTTCTCGATGGCCCCGCCGAACAGCCCCCACTGCACACCGGCCTTCACCATCAGCGACAGATCGCTCATCGCCAGCATCTCGATCTGGGTGACGGCCGCGCCGACGTCGCCGTTACCGCCGTGCTCCTTTTTGAAGCCGTCCTCGGCGGCACCCATGGCCGCCATGATCTTGAGCTGTTCCGCCACTTTCGTACGGGCGATGACGGTGTTGGGGGTGTAGTGCGGTCGGAAGACCTCGCTGGAGAGCTCCTCGCGCATCCGGTTCTTCACGTCGCGCCAACGTCCGTCGAGCGCATTGCGCAGATGTTCGGCAGTGGTGGTCATGACTCGACCGTAGCCGTCCGCGGGCTCGCGCAAACTGTGATGTGGTAAACCCAGGCAATCCTCACTGGACCAGGCGAAATCCGTGGCGTTGAATCGTCGGTATGACCGCCCCGACCGGAGTGCCGCACACCTCGACGCACCGGCACGCCGACGTCACCGGTGGCTGGCTGCGCGCCGCGACCTTCGGCGCCATGGACGGCCTCGTCAGCAACACCGCCCTCATCGCCGGTGTCGCGGCAGCGGCCGACGCGGACACCGTTGTCATCAGCGGCGTTGCCGGGCTGTTGGCCGGTGCGTTTTCGATGGCGCTGGGGGAGTACACCTCGGTGACCACCGCCAACGAACAAATCGAATCCGAGGTCCTGGTCGAGCGGAGGGCTTTCCGCAAGCACCCACAGGCCGAGAAGGCGGAGCTGGTGGCGATGTTGATGGACATGGGCATGACCCGTGAAACCGCGGTCAAGGCCACCGATGAGGTGCATCGCGACGAGCACCGGGCCCTGAACTTCCACCTCGTCCAGGAGTTGGGCGTCGACCCCCGGGAGAAGCCGTCGCCGTCGGTCGCGGCCGGGTCGTCGTTCCTGATGTTCACGCTTGGAGCGATCATTCCGCTGATTCCATACCTGCTCGGCTTCCACTCGCTGTGGGCAGGGCTGGCGTGTGGTGGCATCGGCCTGCTCGTCGCGGGAGGTGTGGCCGCGCGTTTCACCGGGCGACCGATCTGGTTCGCCTCTCTGCGTCAGCTGGCATTCGGTTCTCTGGCCATTGCGGCGACCTACGTTGTCGGGCTGCTGGTGGGTACGTCGGTCACGTGAGTCACCGATTTCATCTGCTGAATCCCTGAAGGGCGCCTCGCTGCCGCAAGACTATTGATACGGTCCAGGCGTTCTGCGTATCCCTCGGGGAAGCCAAAGAACTGCGCATGACGTCGGCCGACGACGGACGTTTCCAACCGCAGGCCGTCCTGGCGTCATCGTATGTGTGCGGAGAGGCGAAATCGTCTCGTAGACAACGCAAGTAGAAGTCGCTGACGAGAGGTTCACGACGTGACGGCTGAACAGCAGGTTGGACAGTGCCCGGTGGACACATTCGAGCTGGCTGCCCTCACCGGCCCGGCGCTGACAGGATTCGCGAGCATCGATTCGCGCCAAGACCTTATGCGTCCGGTGTTCCGTAACACCGAGGGCGACGCCGGGTACTGGATGTTCACCGACTATGCGGCGATCCTCGAGGGCCTGCAGCACCCCGAATTGTGGTCCAGCAGTGTGATCGTGCCGACGGACCCCGATCCGCCCTACCAATGGATCCCGGTGATGGTCGACCCGCCGCAACACGCCAAGTGGCGGCAGGTGCTCGCCGAGTACTTCTCGCCGGGCCGGGTCAAGGGGTTGCGCGACGAACACCGTAGACTCGCAGCAGAACTCATTGATCGCATCTCGGCCGAGGGCTCCTGCGAGTTCGTCAAGCAGGTAGCCAGGGTATTCCCCTCGCACATCTTCCTCAACATCATGGGCATGCCCATCGAACGGCTCGACGAATTCCTCGAGTGGGAAGACAAAATGCTGCACCAATCCGGTCTGGGTGACGAGGCCATGGCGATCCGGCTCGAGGGCATGACGCAGGTGGTGGGGTATTTCCAGTCGCTGATCGACCAGCGCCGCGCGGACCCGAGCCCGGACGCCCACGACATCGTCAGCGCCGCCCTCAGATGGACGATCGACGGTGAGCCGGTCAGCGACGGTGACCTGCTCAACTGCCTTCTGTTGCTGTTCATGGCGGGTCTGGACACCGTGGCCAGCCAACTCTCCTACGCGATGCTGCACCTGGCCACCCACGACGAGGACCGAGCCCGCATCGTCGCCGAGCCCGAGCTCATCCCGCGCGCCATCGAGGAAATGCTCCGGGTCTATCCGATCGTGCAGACCGCTCGAAAAGCCACTCAGGACATGGAGTTTCACGGCTGTCCGGTCAAAGCCGGCGACATGGCCTCCTTCCCGCTGGCCGCCGCCGGACGGGACGAGACGGTGTTTCCCCGGGCCCGCGAAGTCGACCTGGACCGCGGTGTCGCGCGCCATATCTCGTTCGGCGCCGGCCCGCACCGCTGCCTGGGTTCACACCTGGCGCGTCAGGAGATGACGGTGTTCCTCGAGGAGTGGCATGCGCGCATCCCGGCCTACCGGGTCACCGAAACGCCCGTCGAGCACGCGGGGCAGGTCTTCGGGCTGGACTCGCTGCAGCTGAGTTGGGGGAACTGAGGGAGTTCTCAGGCCGAGGCGAGGACCTGCGCCCGGCACAGCTGCTCGCGGTGGTGGTCGGCGTCGCCGTAGAGGGCCGCGCCAACCCGCGCCCGGCGCAGGTACAGGTGCAGGTCATGCTCCCACGTGAACCCGATGCCACCGTGCAGCTGAAGCGCCTCACCGGCGAGCCGGTTCACCGCCTCGGATGCATAGGCCTTGGCCACGCTGGCGGCATGGGCGCTGTCGCGGTGTTCGCTGTCGAGCGTCATGGCGGCGAAATACGTTGCCGCAGCGCTGGACTGAATCCAGATTCGCATGTCGGCACACTTGTGTTTGACGGCCTGGAAACTACCGACCGCCTTGCCGAACTGGACGCGTTCCTTGACGTAGGCCACCGTGAGCTCCAGCAGCCGCTCGCCGATTCCCACCAGCTCGGCGCACGTCAACACTGCGGCGAGCCGACCGGAGCGGGCGATCGAATCCTCGGCGGCCGCACCCTCTGCCAGCAACACCGCGCCGTCCAGCGCCACTGCGTCGAACACGACGTCGCAGTACCGGCGCGTCACGTCGAGCGTGTGCTGGCGCTCGATCTTCACGCCGGTGGTGTCGGCGGGCACCAGGAAGCGTGCCGGCCGCCCGCCGAGCACGGCGTCGACCAGAAGCGTCGCGGCCGAATCGGCGTCCTGGACCGAGGCCTTCGCCCCGCTGATGACGTATCCGGAGCCGTCGCGGGTAGCGGTGGTCTGGATTCCCTCCACCGACCAGGGCCGCCCGGCTTCGGCGAAGGCCCACGCCGCGGTCTGCGTGCCCGAGGCCAGTGCCGCCAACAGCTCAGTCCGGCAGGCGGCGGCCGAGCGGGAGACGGCGTCGGCTACGACGGCGGTCGGCAGAAAAGGCGTCGACGCCAGTCCGCGGCCCAGTTCGGTTGCCACCAAGGCCAATTCGATGGACTGCTGACCCAGCCCGCCGTCCGCCTCGGGGATTGCCAACGCGGGCCAACCCAGTTCGGCTCCTTTGCGCCACAACTGCTCGTCGTATCCCGTAGGTCCGTCGATCAACGCGCGGGCCGCGGTCACCGACGAGTGCCGCTCCAACAACTCGCGGGTCACGTCGATCAACCCGCGTTGTTCGTCGGTGAGGTCGAAATTCACGGCGTCTCCTTGCTCTGATCGGTGACGGAGGGGACCGGATCCGCAAAAGCCTTCACAAGATACAGGATACTGATTAAGCTCGATTGCTGGTTCGGCCATTCGATGGAGAGGGGTTGAATTGCACCTCGAACAGGACACGCACCTCGACTTGCTGCGCGAGCGGGTACGTGCCTTGGCCGCCCGATATCAACCGCCCCGACACGGTCGCACGGGCGTTCGCGCGCCCGAAGCCCATGACATCCCGAAACTTCGGGAGTGGACGGCGCGACTGTTCTCTGAGCAAATGCTCGGGGTGAACTGGCCGGTCGAATACGGTGGGCTGCCGGACCCGCATCCGCTGCACGAATCCGTTGTGATCGACGAGTTGATACGCGTCAACGCGCCTGGCCCGGTGGGCGGTGGGATGCTGGCAGCGGCGGCGATCATCGCGTCCGGGTCTGCTGAGCAAAAGGACTACTTCCTTCCGCGCATCCGGTCCGGGGAGCACATCTGGTGCCAGCTGTTCAGTGAGCCCGATGCCGGTAGCGATCTGGCCGGCCTGCGCACACGCGCTCGCCGCGAAGGTGACGTCTTCGTCGTCGACGGTCAGAAGGTGTGGACCACCAACGGCCAGCACGCCGACTGGGGGTATTTGCTGGCCCGCACGAACCCCGACGTCCCCAAGCACGCGGGTATCACGGCATTCGCTTTGGACATGTCGCTGCCCGGGGTCACGGTGCGGCCGTTGCGGGAGATCACCGGGACGGCGGACTTCAACGAGGTCTTCTTCGACGGTGTGCGTGTTCCGGCCGAGCACGTGATCGGCGAGATCGACCAGGGCTGGGCCGTGACCACCGCCAGCCTGGTGCACGAACGTGCGGGCGCGGGTAGCGGTGCGTCGCTTTTCGGTGCGCTGCAGCGCTTGGTCCGGCTCGCGGGCAGCCTGCCCGACTGGTCGGTCTCCGACGGTGACGTCGACCCCGGCTCGGTGCTCGACCGTCGCGATGTGCGCCAAGCGATCGGGGGGTTCGTCGCGGACGTGCACGTCAACTCGTTGGTCGCCGCCTACAACGAGAGCAGGGCGCTGCACGGCGGCGCCGACCTCGCCGACGCGCCGGTGTCGAAAATCCTGTTCAGCCAAATCAATCTAGCGTTGCATGAATACGGTCTGCAGCTTCAGGGTCACGACGGGGTTCGCATCGAGACGGATTCGCACGTGCACGACGGCGGTTGGTGGCAGGATGCGTTTCTCTACGGACGGGCTTTCACCATCGCCGGAGGTACCAACGAGGTCTTGCGTAACGTCATTGCAGAGCGGGCGCTCGGACTTCCACGTGGCTGACGGCCGGTGAGTACGGGATGACCAAGCCTTCAGAGGTGTACCCGAGCCCCCTTGGTGAGGTCGGCGACTGGGGCTGGGGGTACGTTCAGCGCCACCCCGTCGCGGCGCTGAACACGGTTGGCAGTCAGTGCATCCTGGGCCTGCAGGCGATCCGGTACCTCGTGGTCGACATCGTCAGGTGGCGCTTCCCGTTCTGGGAGTTCGTGGAGCAGGCCGCATTCATGGCGTCGACGGCGATGCTGCCGACCATGTGTGTGGCGATCCCGATCGGGGTGACGCTGCAGATCCAGTTCGCCCTGCTGGCCGGGCAGGTCGGAGCCACCTCGCTGGCCGGGGCCGCCAGCGGGCTTGCGGTGATCCGGCAGGGTGCGCCGCTGGTGGCCGCCTTGCTGATGGCGTCCGCAGTCGGCTCGGCGATCTGCGCGGACCTCGGGTCGCGCACCATCCGAGAAGAGGTGGATGCCCTTGAGGTGCTCGGAATCTCGGCGGTGCGCAGGCTCGTCGTCCCACGCCTGGCCGCGGCCATCGTTGTGGGCGTCGCACTGACCGGGCTGGTGTGCTTCATCGGCTTCCTCGCCGGCTATCTGTTCAACACGTTCGCCCAGAACGGCGCGCCGGGCAGTTTTGTGATGACCTTCGCGTCGTTCGCGACGGTCGGTGATCTGATCCTCACCATGATCAAGGCGGTGGTGTTCGCCGCGATCGTCGCGATCGTCGCTTGCGACAAGGGACTGACCACCAAAGGTGGCCC includes:
- a CDS encoding conserved secreted protein, whose amino-acid sequence is MGAATYVGRVGGLAVAMGVGTAIAVGQGYAVADTTDSQSDKSTNSESASSATAATGSTTAKTDAATSTSTSAGTEKDDDDDDDDDDDDESSDSTTRTRTVTGGVTVSAQTNTGSSRDNAEEQSEDEKAATPTAEAPKPTSTPTAEPTATATPEPTATPTAEPTPKPTAEPTPTPEPTATPTPGPSPTSSAEPKPTAEPGKDSDTREADPSSQPKPDGTSNTSTQQARTTTDTDATQSLSDPAAAVQETGNYVVFSDARSLATTTMNNASPLMLAYQPTTVTPAAPANLFTAVTNLVTNTINWILNPLAGTVPSSPAQPPLIWGLLAFARREFENFFAALSGRPSTTPTVMTPTLMVEDAPMARMALTAAEPFTPLYSPFPNAQVSPSTQFVSWVTGPWSYPGNPLMANTVDRFSVGGTDLGIMWDNGIEDDPTTPENEHQVLIAFGDTFFDGNMSQDWRSNTIMRTSDWYLANGMEIPDGEWYNGNMFGGAPLGPDGYPTRARQVIFPEGLPAGITLIPTAGISVPVEGSKYGAIQYVSFMSVTQWGAPGSWTTNYSAIAWSDDNGETFHVAPETVRYNQPWTGNQNFQQMAFVRPGDGYVYAYGTPNGRQGAAYLARVPEQDILDLSKYEYWNGSSAWGGAPAGWVKNNPAAATVVFGVEQGACGAAAEGNQVSEMSVQYNKQLNKYVAMHGDQFNNIVMRTSDTPQGTWSKPKVLMKQQPGGIYAPMMHPWSPSTQGTGTDLYWNLSEWNSYNVMMMKTDLSKV
- a CDS encoding Secreted protein antigen — translated: MKAFSRFAATAAVSSGMALAGLGLASAAGADYYWFSWCPGQTPPSAASNRPLDWDWNVCHQYRYQGNDLIDESGRLYPAPPPAPGAICGRDLFTGTPIYCGP
- a CDS encoding acyl-CoA dehydrogenase domain-containing protein yields the protein MTTTAEHLRNALDGRWRDVKNRMREELSSEVFRPHYTPNTVIARTKVAEQLKIMAAMGAAEDGFKKEHGGNGDVGAAVTQIEMLAMSDLSLMVKAGVQWGLFGGAIENLGTERHHEKYVKPIIDCELLGCYAMTETGHGSNVQALETTATYDPATEEFVIDSPTPTARKDYIGGAAETARIAAVFAQLITPDGEGHGVHCVLVPIRDEDGNDLPGVTTSDCHYKGGLPGVDNGRIQFDKVRVPRENLLNKYGDVAADGTYSSPIESPGRRFFTMLGTLVRGRVTVGGSAAAAARVALDIATRYGLLRRQFEAPGEDHEVVIMDYLVHQRRLLPLIAESYALQFAQNELVAKCHDLQSAEDPDPEEQRELEGRAAGLKAANTWHATRAIQEAREACGGAGYMAENRLIALKADTDVFTTFEGDNHVLTQLVAKQLLTAYADDVKSMSPVEWVRFAANFAGERVLKRTAAETIMQTILDTRQDNEEEGSLFNRGTQVQMFEDREEYMLSTVARRLQGKSKEMSEFDAFNAVQDHVLHCAQAHIDRVILEAFVAGIDACEDEEARKILNMVCDLYALSVIEKDRAWFIEHRFISTERAKAVTRGINERCRTLRPYAELLVDGFGIPEQLRYAEMLHPERIPDADEHTEQNAISSGTIEPK
- a CDS encoding Membrane protein; its protein translation is MTAPTGVPHTSTHRHADVTGGWLRAATFGAMDGLVSNTALIAGVAAAADADTVVISGVAGLLAGAFSMALGEYTSVTTANEQIESEVLVERRAFRKHPQAEKAELVAMLMDMGMTRETAVKATDEVHRDEHRALNFHLVQELGVDPREKPSPSVAAGSSFLMFTLGAIIPLIPYLLGFHSLWAGLACGGIGLLVAGGVAARFTGRPIWFASLRQLAFGSLAIAATYVVGLLVGTSVT
- the camC gene encoding cytochrome P450 — encoded protein: MTAEQQVGQCPVDTFELAALTGPALTGFASIDSRQDLMRPVFRNTEGDAGYWMFTDYAAILEGLQHPELWSSSVIVPTDPDPPYQWIPVMVDPPQHAKWRQVLAEYFSPGRVKGLRDEHRRLAAELIDRISAEGSCEFVKQVARVFPSHIFLNIMGMPIERLDEFLEWEDKMLHQSGLGDEAMAIRLEGMTQVVGYFQSLIDQRRADPSPDAHDIVSAALRWTIDGEPVSDGDLLNCLLLLFMAGLDTVASQLSYAMLHLATHDEDRARIVAEPELIPRAIEEMLRVYPIVQTARKATQDMEFHGCPVKAGDMASFPLAAAGRDETVFPRAREVDLDRGVARHISFGAGPHRCLGSHLARQEMTVFLEEWHARIPAYRVTETPVEHAGQVFGLDSLQLSWGN
- the caiA_4 gene encoding acyl-CoA dehydrogenase domain-containing protein, which produces MNFDLTDEQRGLIDVTRELLERHSSVTAARALIDGPTGYDEQLWRKGAELGWPALAIPEADGGLGQQSIELALVATELGRGLASTPFLPTAVVADAVSRSAAACRTELLAALASGTQTAAWAFAEAGRPWSVEGIQTTATRDGSGYVISGAKASVQDADSAATLLVDAVLGGRPARFLVPADTTGVKIERQHTLDVTRRYCDVVFDAVALDGAVLLAEGAAAEDSIARSGRLAAVLTCAELVGIGERLLELTVAYVKERVQFGKAVGSFQAVKHKCADMRIWIQSSAAATYFAAMTLDSEHRDSAHAASVAKAYASEAVNRLAGEALQLHGGIGFTWEHDLHLYLRRARVGAALYGDADHHREQLCRAQVLASA
- a CDS encoding acyl-CoA dehydrogenase domain-containing protein, whose translation is MHLEQDTHLDLLRERVRALAARYQPPRHGRTGVRAPEAHDIPKLREWTARLFSEQMLGVNWPVEYGGLPDPHPLHESVVIDELIRVNAPGPVGGGMLAAAAIIASGSAEQKDYFLPRIRSGEHIWCQLFSEPDAGSDLAGLRTRARREGDVFVVDGQKVWTTNGQHADWGYLLARTNPDVPKHAGITAFALDMSLPGVTVRPLREITGTADFNEVFFDGVRVPAEHVIGEIDQGWAVTTASLVHERAGAGSGASLFGALQRLVRLAGSLPDWSVSDGDVDPGSVLDRRDVRQAIGGFVADVHVNSLVAAYNESRALHGGADLADAPVSKILFSQINLALHEYGLQLQGHDGVRIETDSHVHDGGWWQDAFLYGRAFTIAGGTNEVLRNVIAERALGLPRG
- the yrbE5A gene encoding YrbE family protein, YrbE5A, producing MTKPSEVYPSPLGEVGDWGWGYVQRHPVAALNTVGSQCILGLQAIRYLVVDIVRWRFPFWEFVEQAAFMASTAMLPTMCVAIPIGVTLQIQFALLAGQVGATSLAGAASGLAVIRQGAPLVAALLMASAVGSAICADLGSRTIREEVDALEVLGISAVRRLVVPRLAAAIVVGVALTGLVCFIGFLAGYLFNTFAQNGAPGSFVMTFASFATVGDLILTMIKAVVFAAIVAIVACDKGLTTKGGPAGVANSVNATVVASILLLMITNVVFTQMYVLLFPKAAL